The genomic region GATTGTCTACAATTCAAATAAAGACTTTATAAGCACTAATTTCGATGGGCTTTTTCAGCATGAAACATTGATAAGCGGACAAAGGTTGGCAAAGGAATTTGCTATAAAGTTTGGGGTTGATTACTTCAACAAGTATTGCCGAACATATGGGGGTACTCCACCAACTGTTGCTCATCTTTATCCTTCTAAAAGATCTGTTGGGCAGAATAATGATCGATATTATGAGTTAGTAATATTGAGTGCTCATAAAGCTATTAATTGTAATACGGAAGGTGAAAAACTCTATTTTCTTACAGACGGTTCATACTTTTTTGATGGTGGTTTACATATTAGTAGTGATGGTGAGCTACTAGAAAATGCTGAACATATTAGATTTAAAGGCAGTAGTTCGCCATATATATCTGAGTTATTAGAAGTTTTTAATAAAAATGGTGTCCATCTCAAACACTTGAAATAATTATTTTAGGAAGATGCTTTGTAGGTATGACATGACTTACAGAGCAAACCTAATTCATATAGTACATGTTAATTGATGTATATTATTGTTCATTAGAATATAACAGTAGTGAACATCTATGAGCAATATTTCAATTAATCAGGCAAGTAAACTGTTCAAGGTTAGCCGTAATACTATCTATGCTCGCATTAAGAAAGGTGAGATAACCAAAAACAGCGATGGTAATGTTTCTGTTCAAGATATGATGCGTTTATTTGGAAATAAGGCAGATAAGAAAGCGACAGAACAGGCTGTCAGTGAGCTATTGAACACTGTAAATAATACTGAGCAGTTAATTGAGCAACCTAAAAGCAATAATGAACAGCTTTTACAGCAAAAAATTGAACAATTGGAAGGACAAGTTGAACAACTTGAAAAGCAATTAGAGTACGTCAAAGCAAACGAAGCTTGGCTTAAACAGCAATTAGATCAGAAGCTCATAGAACATAAGAATCATGAAAAGAAAGGGCTGTTAGGTCGTTTATTTGGATAAGGTGTGTCATACCCAGACCTAAACTATGCTATATTTTAGGTGTTAAAAGGTATTACCTTTGGAGGTAAAACATGCCATCAACTACTCAAGCATCTAATGCACCTAAACCTAGTGGCATCACATCGGTAAAACTAGGACACAGAAAGCACGTATTAGCCCAAATTGCTGAATTAAAGCAAAGAACTGTACATAGCCTAGTGGTTGAAGCTGTGGACGCTTATATTGCTCAAATGCAAGCAAAAATGGAATATGAAGCTCAAGCTATACGTTCTTTTGAGAATTACCAACAAACAGGCTTGCATGTAACGCATGACGAGCTACAGGCTTGGGCAGACAGTTTAACCAGTGATACGCCTTTAGAAGCTCCAACATGCCACAAGTAGTTTATACCGAAGAATCTAAACAAGATTTAGTGCGTTTTGCTAATTTTTTGGTAGCAAATGAAGCAAAGGAACAGGCAAAAGCGGTAATCACTGTTATTTTGTCGAACGTGAAAAAGTTAGAAGAATTTCCCTTAATTGGGCGAATATATCCAATTGAGAATAAGGATTTTAGAGAACTTAAAATTAAATATGGCAGTAGTGGCTATGTTTGTTTGTACTCTTTCGATCCAATAACCGACATTGTTTTAGTCCACGCTTTTAGACATCAAAGAGAATTAGGATATTCCGCTTTCTAATGATGCCAGTGGATAGATAAGGAGCTTTTCACGGTTATCTGAATAATTAACCGTTAGAAATTTCTTATCTGCATAGAATTATGATACAAATATTTTAGACATGAAAAAGCCCGTATTTCTTCCCTCGCCAAAGTTTAGAAATACAGGCTTGAATCCTTAAATCATATGAACCGTGAAGCTCATACAATCTGAGAATAATAATACAGGTTGTTTGAGCATTTGCAAACAGTGAAGTTATGCAATGCAACAATTATCATTAGGCTTAGAACAATTTACAGGCAATCTTCCCAACAAGCCCTATTGCTCAGACAATATGGATTTCGGGTTACAGATTCGTCCTAAGCATTTAGCTTTGCTTAAACGCTATATTCAGCCTAATCACCCCTATTACACGCATTTCTTTGTTTTTGATTTGGACTATCCAACAGCATACATTGATTTCTTTTATTCAATGGTAGGCGTACCAGTTCCTAATTTAATCGTAGAGAATCCAGAAAATGGACATGCTCACTACGTCTATCAGCTAAAAACTCCTATCTATCACACTAATGCAAGCAACGATAAGCCCATAAAGTACGGTAATGCTGTCTATTTGGCTCTTAGATCTGTATTGAATGCAGATATTAGTTACAGCGGACTTATTACTAAAAACGCTGTACATAAGCATTGGCGTACCCATGTTTTACGTGAACAACCTTACACACTTGATCAGCTTTCTGAACGCTTAGACTTAACAACAAGGCAAATCAATAAACAAATCAAAGTTGATGAAGCTGTAGGGCTTGGTCGCAACTGCTGTGTGTTCCATACAGTACGACATTGGGCTTATGTTGAGGTGCGACAATATCGAGGTCGAGATAACAAGTTCAATCAGTGGCTTGAATCAGTCATTGCTCAATGCTGTTCAATCAATGCTCAATTCACTGATCCATTGCAGTACAACGAAGTGAAAGGCATTGCTAAATCTATTGCTCGTTGGGTATGGAAACGTGATGGCTACGCTTACCAAGAGTTTATTGATCGTCAGACACGTAAAGGGCAGTTAGGTGGTAAAGCTAAAGCTGAAGCATATAACGCTAAACGTGCTCAAGCAGTACGTTTGAAGGGTAAAGGTTTAAACAATACACAGATAGCAAAACAGCTTGGTGTAGCTCGTTATACAGTGATTCGTTGGCTTGATGGGGTGTCACAATAGCCTAAATCAGATATTAGCCCTTTGGGCTGTTTCTAGCGTTTCGCTGTGTTGCTATTCCATTACTTGTTTTCTTATTTTGCGGAACGGTGGAAACAGCTTTCAACCGACTGAAGATTTTAATTCTCAATGAGAGTCACAGAGGGCGTGGAGTATTTTATTACTTTTTTCTTGCCTGAAATATGCTTATGTCTAATTGACAAACTTTTAAAAAACAATTATTTATATATAAATAATATAATAGAAAGTAATAAAATTATTTTAGTAACATCTTACACAATCTGTTTTCTTTTCTAGAATTTCAATAGAACGCTAGTGTGACCATCTATTCTTTCGTTCACACATACTTTTTGTCCACACTAATTC from Acinetobacter sp. WCHA45 harbors:
- a CDS encoding plasmid replication DNA-binding protein; protein product: MSNISINQASKLFKVSRNTIYARIKKGEITKNSDGNVSVQDMMRLFGNKADKKATEQAVSELLNTVNNTEQLIEQPKSNNEQLLQQKIEQLEGQVEQLEKQLEYVKANEAWLKQQLDQKLIEHKNHEKKGLLGRLFG
- a CDS encoding type II toxin-antitoxin system RelE/ParE family toxin, with the protein product MPQVVYTEESKQDLVRFANFLVANEAKEQAKAVITVILSNVKKLEEFPLIGRIYPIENKDFRELKIKYGSSGYVCLYSFDPITDIVLVHAFRHQRELGYSAF
- a CDS encoding replication initiation protein, with translation MQQLSLGLEQFTGNLPNKPYCSDNMDFGLQIRPKHLALLKRYIQPNHPYYTHFFVFDLDYPTAYIDFFYSMVGVPVPNLIVENPENGHAHYVYQLKTPIYHTNASNDKPIKYGNAVYLALRSVLNADISYSGLITKNAVHKHWRTHVLREQPYTLDQLSERLDLTTRQINKQIKVDEAVGLGRNCCVFHTVRHWAYVEVRQYRGRDNKFNQWLESVIAQCCSINAQFTDPLQYNEVKGIAKSIARWVWKRDGYAYQEFIDRQTRKGQLGGKAKAEAYNAKRAQAVRLKGKGLNNTQIAKQLGVARYTVIRWLDGVSQ